From Streptomyces sp. NBC_00683, one genomic window encodes:
- a CDS encoding VC0807 family protein, which yields MTTTATVPAPAPVAAGPRKALLAGFAPLVLDAGAPIAAYYLLRAAGMGTLGALAVSSVLPAGRIVWGWVRDRRINALAGLILAVSVVGLLLSTVTGDARLMLAKDSGVSSTIGLVVLVSALRGRPLMSSVLGPWLTRGRADRDAARERLSAGSDRFRRAERRFSVLWGAALLAECVVRVVGAYTVPVDTMVWLGAVIVSVTITLTFIVSGPLAVVPMVRMIEEETRKGV from the coding sequence ATGACCACCACGGCCACCGTTCCCGCCCCTGCTCCTGTCGCCGCGGGCCCCCGCAAGGCGCTGCTGGCGGGCTTCGCGCCGCTGGTCCTGGACGCCGGGGCGCCGATCGCCGCGTACTACCTGCTGAGGGCGGCGGGGATGGGAACCCTGGGGGCGCTGGCGGTCAGCAGTGTGCTGCCCGCGGGACGCATCGTGTGGGGGTGGGTGCGGGACCGCAGGATCAATGCCCTGGCGGGTCTGATCCTCGCGGTGAGCGTGGTGGGGCTGCTGCTCAGCACGGTGACCGGGGACGCGCGGCTGATGCTGGCCAAGGACAGCGGGGTGAGCAGCACGATCGGGCTCGTGGTCCTGGTGTCGGCGCTGCGGGGACGCCCGTTGATGTCCTCGGTCCTGGGGCCGTGGCTGACCCGGGGGCGGGCGGACCGCGATGCCGCCCGGGAGCGGTTGTCGGCAGGGTCGGACCGATTCCGGCGGGCCGAGCGGCGGTTCTCGGTGCTGTGGGGTGCGGCGCTGCTGGCCGAGTGCGTGGTGCGGGTGGTGGGTGCCTACACGGTGCCGGTGGACACGATGGTCTGGCTCGGTGCGGTGATCGTGTCGGTGACGATCACGCTGACGTTCATCGTCTCCGGCCCGCTGGCGGTCGTCCCGATGGTGCGGATGATCGAGGAGGAGACCCGCAAGGGCGTCTGA
- a CDS encoding CoA-acylating methylmalonate-semialdehyde dehydrogenase — translation MKTVNHWIGGKTVEGTSGNYGPVTDPATGAVTTQVALASAEEVDAAVAAAKSAYETWGTSSLAARTAVLFRYRALLDAHRDDIAALITAEHGKVHSDALGEVARGLEIVELACGITTQLKGELSTQVSSRVDVSSIRQSIGVVAGITPFNFPAMVPMWMFPLAIACGNTFVLKPSEKDPSAANLLAELAAEAGLPDGVLNVLHGDKVAVDGLLAHPDVAAVSFVGSTPIARYIHATASANGKRVQALGGAKNHMLVLPDADLDAAADAAVSAAYGSAGERCMAISAVVAVSSVADDLVARIKERAEKIKIGPGNDPTSEMGPLITAAHRDKVAGYVTGAAAQGADVVLDGTGHTVEGFEDGHWIGLSLLDHVSTDSDAYRDEIFGPVLCVLRVDTYEEGVALMNASPFGNGTAIFTRDGGAARRFQLEIEAGMVGVNVPIPVPVGYHSFGGWKDSLFGDHHIYGNDGVHFYTRGKVVTTRWPDPADAPSGVDLGFPRNH, via the coding sequence ATGAAGACCGTCAACCACTGGATCGGTGGCAAGACCGTCGAGGGCACGTCGGGCAACTACGGGCCGGTCACCGACCCGGCGACCGGCGCCGTCACGACCCAGGTCGCACTCGCCTCGGCCGAGGAGGTCGACGCCGCGGTCGCCGCCGCGAAGAGCGCGTACGAGACCTGGGGCACGTCCTCCCTCGCGGCCCGCACCGCCGTCCTCTTCCGCTACCGGGCCCTGCTGGACGCCCACCGCGACGACATCGCCGCGCTGATCACGGCCGAGCACGGCAAGGTCCACTCCGACGCGCTCGGCGAGGTCGCGCGCGGCCTGGAGATCGTCGAGCTGGCCTGCGGCATCACGACCCAGCTCAAGGGCGAGCTGTCCACCCAGGTCTCCAGCCGGGTCGACGTCTCCTCGATCCGCCAGTCGATCGGCGTCGTCGCGGGCATCACCCCGTTCAACTTCCCGGCCATGGTGCCGATGTGGATGTTCCCGCTGGCCATCGCCTGCGGCAACACCTTCGTCCTCAAGCCCAGCGAGAAGGACCCCTCGGCCGCCAACCTGCTGGCCGAACTGGCCGCCGAGGCGGGCCTGCCCGACGGCGTCCTGAACGTCCTGCACGGTGACAAGGTCGCCGTCGACGGCCTCCTGGCCCACCCCGACGTCGCTGCCGTCTCCTTCGTCGGCTCCACCCCGATCGCCCGCTACATCCACGCCACGGCCTCCGCGAACGGCAAGCGCGTCCAGGCGCTCGGCGGCGCGAAGAACCACATGCTGGTCCTCCCGGACGCAGACCTGGACGCCGCGGCCGACGCCGCCGTGTCGGCCGCGTACGGCTCCGCCGGCGAGCGCTGCATGGCCATCTCCGCCGTCGTCGCCGTGAGTTCCGTCGCCGACGACCTGGTGGCCCGGATCAAGGAGCGCGCCGAAAAGATCAAGATCGGCCCGGGCAACGACCCCACGTCCGAGATGGGCCCGCTGATCACCGCCGCCCACCGCGACAAGGTCGCCGGCTACGTCACCGGCGCCGCCGCCCAGGGCGCCGACGTCGTCCTCGACGGCACGGGCCACACGGTCGAGGGCTTCGAGGACGGCCACTGGATCGGCCTGTCCCTCCTCGACCACGTCTCCACGGACTCCGACGCCTACCGGGACGAGATCTTCGGCCCGGTCCTGTGCGTCCTGCGCGTCGACACGTACGAAGAGGGTGTCGCCCTCATGAACGCCTCGCCGTTCGGCAACGGCACCGCGATCTTCACCCGCGACGGCGGCGCGGCCCGCCGCTTCCAGCTGGAGATCGAGGCCGGCATGGTCGGCGTCAACGTCCCGATCCCGGTGCCGGTGGGCTACCACTCCTTCGGCGGCTGGAAGGACTCCCTCTTCGGGGACCACCACATCTACGGCAACGACGGCGTGCACTTCTACACCCGCGGCAAGGTCGTCACCACCCGCTGGCCCGACCCGGCCGACGCCCCGTCCGGCGTGGACCTCGGCTTCCCCCGCAACCACTGA
- a CDS encoding DUF4291 domain-containing protein, translating into MTASAPDRELPVPQHEIRAQHTATTVTVYQAYPPSIGLPAARDGRFPAVWKRDRMTWIKPSFLWMMYRCGWATKQDQETVLAVEIAREGFDQALDGAELSHYVEGVHPDHATWRRNLRRAPARVQWDPERDLHLDRLPYRSLQLGLSGEASRRYADEWTVSIRDVTPLAREIHGLVRAGQDDAATALLPRELPYSPGGAQPVPGLRADRFQRGPSNSHASMANTPSSTAPAEP; encoded by the coding sequence ATGACCGCATCCGCGCCCGACCGCGAACTGCCGGTTCCTCAGCACGAGATCCGCGCACAGCACACCGCCACCACAGTGACCGTCTACCAGGCGTACCCGCCCTCCATCGGCCTCCCGGCCGCCCGCGACGGACGCTTCCCCGCCGTCTGGAAGCGCGACCGCATGACCTGGATCAAGCCGAGCTTCCTGTGGATGATGTACCGCTGCGGCTGGGCCACGAAGCAGGACCAGGAGACGGTCCTGGCCGTCGAGATCGCCCGCGAGGGCTTCGACCAGGCCCTCGACGGAGCCGAACTCTCCCACTACGTCGAGGGCGTTCACCCCGACCACGCCACCTGGCGCCGCAACCTGCGCCGCGCCCCGGCCCGGGTCCAGTGGGACCCCGAACGGGACCTCCACCTCGACCGGCTCCCGTACCGCTCCCTCCAGCTCGGCCTCTCCGGTGAGGCGTCGCGCCGCTACGCCGACGAGTGGACGGTCTCCATCCGGGACGTCACGCCGCTCGCCCGGGAGATCCACGGGCTGGTGCGGGCGGGACAGGACGACGCGGCGACCGCGCTGCTGCCCCGGGAGCTGCCCTACAGCCCCGGCGGCGCCCAGCCGGTTCCCGGTCTCCGCGCGGACCGCTTTCAGCGCGGACCGTCGAACTCCCACGCCAGCATGGCGAACACACCGTCGTCGACCGCCCCCGCCGAGCCGTAG
- a CDS encoding GNAT family N-acetyltransferase, which yields MDIRRATTTAELLAASHLYDGPATPKWASRFLAAGGHLMLIAYVDGAPAGFVSGVEMLHPDKGSEMCLYELAVDEAHRRRGIGRALTDALAAEARERGCYGMWVGVDRDNEAALATYGSAGAVDDGVFAMLAWEFDGPR from the coding sequence ATGGACATCCGCCGCGCCACCACCACCGCGGAGCTCCTCGCGGCCTCGCACCTGTACGACGGTCCCGCGACCCCGAAGTGGGCGTCCCGCTTCCTGGCGGCGGGCGGGCACCTGATGCTGATCGCGTACGTGGACGGGGCACCGGCGGGGTTCGTCTCCGGCGTCGAGATGCTGCACCCGGACAAGGGCTCGGAGATGTGCCTGTACGAACTCGCGGTGGACGAGGCCCACCGCCGCCGCGGCATCGGCCGGGCGCTGACGGACGCCCTGGCGGCCGAGGCCCGGGAGCGCGGCTGCTACGGGATGTGGGTGGGCGTGGACCGCGACAACGAGGCCGCTCTTGCCACCTACGGCTCGGCGGGGGCGGTCGACGACGGTGTGTTCGCCATGCTGGCGTGGGAGTTCGACGGTCCGCGCTGA